The following is a genomic window from Crocinitomicaceae bacterium.
ATGCGGTGCCACGATCACGTATGCCACCCCGGTAGGTACGGATAACTGCGCGGACCAGTAACGGCATTAACGGCAGGACAAGCCAGGGCACAGTATTCCCAGTAGGGGTTACCACGGTAACGTATGAAGTAACCGATGCGAGCAGCAATACCACAAGCTGTAGTTTTGATGTAACGGTAGATGATACAGAAAATCCGGTGATTGTTTGCCCGGCAGATATCACACAGTCTAATGACTTAAATGTATGCGGGCCACGATCACGTACCCCGGTAGGTACGGATAACTGCGCAGGACCATTAACGGCATTAACGGCGGGACAAGCCAGCGGCACGGTATTCCCAATAGGCACCACCACGGTAACATATGAAGTAACCGATGCAAGTACGAATACCAATACTTGTAGTTTTGATGTCACAGTAAACGATACGCAAAATCCGGCGATTACCTGCCCGGCGAATATTACACAGTCTAATGACTTAAATGTATGCGGGGCCACGATCACGTATGCCACCCCGGTAGGTACGGATAACTGCGCAGGACCATTAACGGCATTAACAGCGGGACAAGCGAGCGGCACGGTATTCCCAATAGGCACCACCACGGTAACGTATGAAGTAACGGATGCAAGCTTAAACACGAGCACCTGTTCATTCAGTGTAACGGTAAACGACACGCAGAATCCGGCGATTACTTGTCCGGCGAATATTACGCAGTCGAATGACTTAAATGTGTGCGGTGCCACGATCACGTATGCTACCCCGGTGGGTACGGATAACTGCGCAGGACCATTAACGGCATTAACGGCAGGGCAAGCGAGCGGCACAGTGTTCCCAATAGGCACCACCACGGTAACATATGAAGTAACGGATGCAAGCTTAAACACCAGCACCTGTTCATTCAGTGTAACGGTAAACGACACGCAGAATCCGGCGATTACCTGTCCGGCAGATATCACACAGTATAATGACTTAAATGTATGCGGTGCCACGATCACGTATGCTACCCCGGTGGGTACGGATAACTGCGCAGGACCATTAACGGCATTAACGGCAGGACAAGCCAGCGGCACAGTATTCCCAGTAGGGGTTACCACGGTAACGTATGAAGTAACCGATGCGAGCAGCAATACCACAAGCTGTAGTTTTGATGTAACGGTAGATGATACAGAAAATCCGGTGATTGTTTGCCCGGCAGATATCACACAGTCTAATGACTTAAATGTATGCGGGGCCACGATCACGTATGCTACCCCGGTAGGTACGGATAACTGCGCAGGACCATTAACGGCATTAACGGCGGGACAAGCCAGCGGCACGGTATTCCCAATAGGCACCACCACGGTAACATATGAAGTAACCGATGCAAGTACGAATACCAATACTTGTAGTTTTGATGTCACAGTAAACGACACGCAAAATCCGGCGATTACCTGCCCGGCGAATATTACACAGTCTAATGACTTAAATGTATGCGGAGCCACGATCACGTATGCCACCCCGGTAGGTACGGATAACTGCGCAGGACCATTAACGGCATTAACAGCAGGACAAGCCAGCGGCACGGTATTCCCAATAGGCACCACCACGGTAACGTATGAAGTAACGGATGCAAGCTTAAACACGAGCACCTGTTCATTCAGTGTAACGGTAAACGACACGCAGAATCCGGCGATGTACTTGTCCGGCGAATATTACGCAGTCGAATGACTTAAATGTGTGCGGTGCCACGATCACGTATGCTACCCCGGTGGGTACGGATAACTGCGCAGGACCATTAACGGCATTAACGGCAGGGCAAGCGAGCGGCACAGTGTTCCCAATAGGCACCACCACGGTAACATATGAAGTAACGGATGCAAGCTTAAACACGAGCACCTGTTCATTCAGTGTAACGGTAAACGACACGCAGAATCCGGCGATTACCTGTCCGGCAGATATCACACAGAATAATGATGCGGGTGTATGCGGTGCCACGATCACGTATGCCACCCCGGTAGGTACGGATAACTGCCCTGGACCAGTAACGGCATTAACGGCAGGACAAGCCAGCGGCACAGTATTCCCAGTAGGGGTTACCACGGTAACGTATGAAGTAACCGATGCGAGCAGCAATACCACAAGCTGTAGTTTTGATGTAACGGTAGATGATACAGAAAATCCGGCGATTGCTTGCCCGGCAGATATCACACAGTATAATGACTTAAATGTATGCGGGGCCACGATCACGTATGCTACCCCGGTAGGTACGGATAACTGCGCAGGACCATTAACGGCATTAACGGCGGGACAAGCCAGCGGCACGGTATTCCCAATAGGCACCACCACGGTAACATATGAAGTAACCGATGCAAGTACGAATACCAATACTTGTAGTTTTGATGTCACAGTAAACGATACGCAAAATCCGGCGATGTACCTGCCCGGCGAATATTACACAGTCTAATGACTTAAATGTATGCGGAGCCACGATCACGTATGCCACCCCGGTAGGTACGGATAACTGCGCAGGACCATTAACGGCATTAACAGCAGGACAAGCCAGCGGCACGGTATTCCCAATAGGCACCACCACGGTAACATATGAAGTAACGGATGCAAGCTTAAACACGAGCACCTGTTCATTCAGTGTAACGGTAAACGACACGCAGAATCCGGCGATTACTTGTCCGGCGAATATTACTCAGTCGAATGACTTAAATGTATGCGGGGCCACGATCACGTATGCTACCCCGGTGGGTACGGATAACTGCGCAGGACCATTAACGGCATTAACGGCAGGGCAAGCGAGCGGCACAGTGTTCCCAATAGGCACCACCACGGTAACATATGAAGTAACGGATGCAAGCTTAAACACCAGCACCTGTTCATTCAGTGTAACGGTAAACGACACGCAGAATCCGGCGATGTACCTGTCCGGCAGATATCACACAGAATAATGATGCGGGTGTATGCGGTGCCACGATCACGTATGCCACCCCGGTAGGTACGGATAACTGCGCGGGACCATTAACGGCATTAACGGCAGGACAAGCCAGCGGCACAGTATTCCCAGTAGGGGTTACCACGGTAACGTATGAAGTAACCGATGCGAGCAGCAATACCACAAGCTGTAGTTTTGATGTAACGGTAGATGATACAGAAAATCCGGTGATTGTTTGCCCGGCAGATATCACACAGTCTAATGACTTAAATGTATGCGGGGCCACGATCACGTATGCTACCCCGGTAGGTACGGATAACTGCGCAGGACCATTAACGGCATTAACGGCGGGACAAGCCAGCGGCACGGTATTCCCAATAGGCACCACCACGGTAACATATGAAGTAACCGATGCAAGTACGAATACCAATACTTGTAGTTTTGATGTCACAGTAAACGATACGCAAAATCCGGCGATGTACCTGCCCGGCGAATATTACACAGTCTAATGACTTAAATGTATGCGGAGCCACGATCACGTATGCCACCCCGGTAGGTACGGATAACTGCGCAGGACCATTAACGGCATTAACAGCAGGACAAGCCAGCGGCACGGTGTTCCCAATAGGCACCACCACGGTAACATATGAAGTAACGGATGCAAGCTTAAACACGAGCACCTGTTCATTCAGTGTAACGGTAAACGACACGCAGAATCCGGCGATTACTTGTCCGGCGAATATTACGCAGTCGAATGACTTAAATGTGTGCGGTGCCACGATCACGTATGCTACCCCGGTGGGTACGGATAACTGCGCAGGACCATTAACGGCATTAACGGCAGGGCAAGCCAGCGGCACAGTATTCCCAATAGGCACCACCACGGTAACATATGAAGTAACGGATGCAAGCTTAAACACGAGCACCTGTTCATTCACTGTAACGGTAAACGACACGCAGAATCCGGCGATGTACCTGTCCGGCAGATATCACACAGAATAATGATGCGGGTGTATGCGGTGCCACGATCACGTATGCCTCCCCGGTAGGTACGGATAACTGCGCGGGACCATTAACGGCATTAACGGCAGGACAAGCCAGCGGCACGGTGTTCCCAATAGGCACCACCACGGTAACATATGAAGTAACCGATGCAAGCTTAAACACCAGCACCTGTTCATTCAATGTAACGGTCAACGACACAGAAAATCCGGCGATTACTTGCCCGGCGAATATCACGCAGTAGAATGACTTAAATGTATGCGGTGCCACGATCACGTATGCTACCCCGGTAGGTACGGATAACTGCGCAGGACCATTAACGGCACTAACGGCGTGACAAGCCAGCGGCACGGTATTCCCAATAGGCACCACCACGGTAACATATGAAGTAACCGATGCAAGTACGAATACCAATACTTGTAGTTTTGATGTCACAGTAAACGATACGCAAAATCCGGCGATGTACCTGCCCGGCGAATATTACACAGTCCAATGACTTAAATGTATGCGGGGCCACGATCACGTATGCCACCCCGGTAGGTACGGATAACTGCGCAGGACCATTAACGGCATTAACAGCGGGACAAGCCAGCGGCACGGTATTCCCAATAGGCACCACCACGGTAACGTATGAAGTAACGGATGCAAGCTTAAACACGAGCACCTGTTCATTCAGTGTAACGGTAAACGACACGCAGAATCCGGCGATTACTTGTCCGGCAAATATTACCCAGTCGAATGACTTAAATGTGTGCGGTGCCACGATCACGTATGCTACCCCGGTGGGTACGGATAACTGCGCAGGACCATTAACGGCATTAACGGCAGGGCAAGCGAGCGGCACAGTGTTCCCAATAGGCACCACCACGGTAACATATGAAGTAACGGATGCAAGCTTAAACACCAGCACCTGTTCATTCAGTGTAACGGTAAACGACACGCAGAATCCGGCGATTACCTGTCCGGCAGATATCACACAGAATAATGATGCGGGTGTATGCGGTGCCACGATCACGTATGCCACCCCGGTAGGCACGGATAACTGCCCGGGACCAGTAACGGCATTAACGGCAGGACAAGCCAGCGGCACAGTATTCCCAGTAGGGGTTACCACGGTAACGTATGAAGTAACCGATGCGAGCAGCAATACCACAAGCTGTAGTTTTGATGTAACGGTAGATGATACAGAAAATCCGGTGATTGTTTGTCCGGCAGATATCACACAGTCTAATGACTTAAATGTATGCGGTGCCACGATCACGTATGCCACCCCGGTAGGTACGGATAACTGCGCAGGACCATTAACGGCATTAACGGCGGGACAAGCCAGCGGCACGGTATTCCCAATAGGCACCACCACGGTAACATATGAAGTAACCGATGCAAGTACGAATACCAATACTTGTAGTTTTGATGTCACAGTAAACGATACGCAAAATCCGGCGATTACCTGCCCGGCGAATATTACACAGTCTAATGACTTAAATGTATGCGGGGCCACGATCACGTATGCCACCCCGGTAGGTACGGATAACTGCGCAGGACCATTAACGGCATTAACAGCGGGACAAGCGAGCGGCACGGTATTCCCAATAGGCACCACCACGGTAACGTATGAAGTAACGGATGCAAGCTTAAACACGAGCACCTGTTCATTCAGTGTAACGGTAAACGACACGCAGAATCCGGCGATTACTTGTCCGGCGAATATTACGCAGTCGAATGACTTAAATGTGTGCGGTGCCACGATCACGTATGCTACCCCGGTGGGTACGGATAACTGCGCAGGACCATTAACGGCATTAACGGCAGGGCAAGCGAGCGGCACAGTGTTCCCAATAGGCACCACCACGGTAACATATGAAGTAACGGATGCAAGCTTAAACACGAGCACCTGTTCATTCAGTGTAACGGTAAACGACACGCAGAATCCGGCGATTACCTGTCCGGCAGATATCACACAGTCTAATGACTTAAATGTATGCGGTGCCACGATCACGTATGCCACCCCGGTAGGTACGGATAACTGCGCAGGACCATTAACGGCATTAACGGCGGGACAAGCCAGCGGCACGGTATTCCCAGTAGGGGTTACCACGGTAACGTATGAAGTAACCGATGCGAGCAGCAATACCACAAGCTGTAGTTTTGATGTAACGGTAGATGATACAGAAAATCCGGTGATTGTTTGCCCGGCAGATATCACACAGTCTAATGACTTAAATGTATGCGGGGCCACGATCACGTATGCTACCCCGGTAGGTACGGATAACTGCGCAGGACCATTAACGGCATTAACGGCGGGACAAGCCAGCGGCACGGTATTCCCAATAGGCACCACCACGGTAACATATGAAGTAACCGATGCAAGTACGAATACCAATACTTGTAGTTTTGATGTCACAGTAAACGACACGCAAAATCCGGCGATTACCTGCCCGGCGAATATTACACAGTCTAATGACTTAAATGTATGCGGAGCCACGATCACGTATGCCACCCCGGTAGGTACGGATAACTGCGCAGGACCATTAACGGCATTAACAGCAGGACAAGCCAGCGGCACGGTATTCCCAATAGGCACCACCACGGTAACATATGAAGTAACGGATGCAAGCTTAAACACGAGCACCTGTTCATTCAGTGTAACGGTAAACGACACGCAGAATCCGGCGATTACTTGTCCGGCGAATATTACTCAGTCGAATGACTTAAATGTATGCGGGGCCACGATCACGTATGCCACCCCGGTGGGTACGGATAACTGCGCAGGACCATTAACGGCATTAACGGCAGGGCAAGCCAGCGGCACGGTATTCCCAATAGGCACCACCACGGTAACGTATGAAGTAACGGATGCAAGCTTAAACACGAGCACCTGTTCATTCAGTGTAACGGTAAACGACACGCAGAATCCGGCGATTACCTGTCCGGCAGATATCACACAGAATAATGATGCGGGTGTATGCGGGGCCACGATCACGTATGCCACCCCGGTAGGTACGGATAACTGCGCGGGACCATTAACGGCATTAACGGCAGGACAAGCCAGCGGCACAGTATTCCCAGTAGGGGTTACCACGGTAACGTATGAAGTAACCGATGCGAGCAGCAATACCACAAGCTGTAGTTTTGATGTAACGGTAGATGATAATGAGGCACCAATGATTATTTGCCCTGCTAATATTTCTCAAGGTAATGATGCCGGTTTGTGTGGTGCATTGATCACTTATTCTTCCCCATTCACGTCTGACAATTGTTCTGGAGCAGTTACAATTTTAACCAGTGGATTTGCAAGTGGAACTGTTTTCCCTGTTGGATTAACAACAGTAACTTACGTGATTACTGATGGAGCAGGAATTACTGCAACTTGTAGTTTTGATGTAACTGTGGATGATTTCGAACTCCCTGTAATTACCTGCCCTCCTAATATTTCACAAGTGAGTGACATGGGTGTGTGTGGTGCAGTAGTAACTTTCCCAGTTCCGGTGGGTGTAGATAATTGTCCAGGTGTTAATACGGCTCTTGCGGGAGGATTGCCAAGCGGCGCACTTTTCCCAGTAGGTACTACAACTGTTACATACATCACTTTTGATGTACCAGGTAATATCGCCACATGCAGTTTTGATGTTACAGTAGATGATATCCAAGCTCCGACTATTAGTTGTCCATCTTCAATTGTACAGGCAAATGATTTGTCAATATGTGGGGCTACAGTGCTATATCCAATGCCAATCATTAATGACAATTGTGCTGGAGCGAGTACAATACTGACCGGAGGTCTTTCGTCAGGCTCTATATTCCCATTAGGCACCACGATAGTTACCTATGACGTTGTTGATGCGAGTTCCAATACTGCCAGTTGTGCTTTCACAGTTGACGTTTATGATAATGAAAATCCTTTACTGATATGTCCACCCGACCAAACCGTGCCATTGGATTTAAATTGCGAATATATTCTAGCAGATTATGTGCCACTTGCGATACCAACTGATAATTGCGGAATTGTATCCACCTCACAAAGTGTCTTGCCTGGTACAACCTTGAATAACGCAATTTCCCTATCAATAACCACAACCGATTTTTCTGGAAACGTTTCATCTTGTTCATTCAATGTAACTCCTGTTGATGGCATATTGCCTGCAATAATTTGTCCACCAACTCAAACAGAAATTGTTGGCAATTCATGTGAATATGCATTGCAGGATTATACTCCTCTTTCTATCACATCGGATAATTGCGGCGTTTTTTCAATATCACAATCACCTGTTTCAGGAACAGTGACAACAGCAACAACAAGCGTTGTGACCTTAACAGTGTATGATTTAACCGGAAATACCCAAACATGTACCTTCAATGTTGTAGCGTCAGATACTACATCACCACAAATTAGTTGTCCAGCTTTCCCGATAAACGATGTCTTCAACATAAACTGTGAATTTGTAGTTCCAGATTACAGTGGAGTTGTAACAACTTCAGATAACTGCGGTATTGCTACAATAACGCAGTCACCCGGAGTTGGATCTGTATTAACTGCCAATCAAACCTTTACTATGACAACAATTGATTTGAGTGGGAATGATCAGACATGCACTTTTGATTTAATTATTGCGGATGTAATTCCACCTACAATTGGTTGTCCGGGTGCTCAGATTCATTACACTAATGATACCTGTTTTGCCGTATTGGATGACATGACGGCTTTAGCGGTAACAACTGCAAATTGTGAAGCTGTGACTGTAACTCAAACTCCAGCACCTGGTCTAATATTTAATTTACCGCAGACTGTGATTCTTGTTGGTACTGATGCAAGCGGCAATAGTTCATTCTGCTTTTTTAATGTCACTTTGGTTGACACAATAAGACCACAGATAAGTTGTCCAGGAAATATCACCACATGTGATAACGTTGTCACCTATAGTGCCCCAACGGCCACTGACAATTGCAGTACTCCGACATTGGTGCAGACGTCTGGTTTACCATCAGGTTCGTTCTTCCCAGATGGTTTAACTGTAATAACATTCACAGCAACCGATGCTGCAGGAAATTCGATAAGTTGCAGTTTTGATATTTATGTGAATGAAAAACCAGACCCTACTGCGGTTGTAACAGATGTGTCATGCAATGGTGCCGGTGACGGTTTTATTGATGTTACAGTAACCGGCGGTGTTTTACCATACTCTTATACATGGAGTACCGGACAAGGCACTGAAGATATTGGAGGATTATCTGGTGGAACATACCAAGTTATAGTTCAAGAATCTAAAGGATGTGTAGATACTCTTGTGTTAGATATTTATGAGCCGCCAGTATTAATTGCAAGTGGAGTTACCACTGATATTACTTGTTATGATTATGATGATGGAATAATTGAAATTACTGCATCGGGTGGAACTCCATCATACAACTACAACTGGACACCAATGAATTCTGGTGCGGTAGTAAATGATCTTGGACCTGGAGACTATGCAGTAGACGTGGTTGATGCAAATGGTTGCACGGTGACGTTGGATTTCACAATCAATAATCCTGATTCAATTTTAATAAGCGGAGACATTTCTCAATATCCAAATGGATGGCAAATTAGTTGTGAAGGATGTTATGATGGTTCAATTGATTTAAGTGTCACTGGTGGAAATCCTAGTTATACTTATGATTGGAGTTCAGGAAGTATGAATGAGGATCTGTCGTCAATTCCAGCGGGTACATATACAGTAATTGTGACGGATGATAATGGATGCGAAAATGAGGCAACATTTATTCTTGATCAACCATTAGCAGTTGTATTGTCAAATGCGTTCAGCCCAAATGGTGATGGGGCGAATGATTATTTCCAGATAAAAAATATTGATAGATATCCGAATAGCACTTTAACTGTCATGAATAGGTGGGGTGATGTGGTATACAAGGCGGATCCATATACGAACAATTGGTATGGTGAATCGAATACCGGTTTAGTGCTTTATGGAAACGAATTGCCTGAGGGCTCATACTATTATATTCTGGACTTGAATGACGGTTCAGATCTTATCAAAGGTTACGTTGTAATAAAAAGATGATGAGCATGATAAAATTGATATTATTTCTGACATTGATTCTTGCATTTGGCAGTGGATTATTGTCTCAAAACAGGCTTAGTTATAGCCAGTACATGCATAATCACCAGATTTTTAATCCGGCGTATGTTGATGGCGGAAAACATGTTGGTGGTTCACTACTGTATCGTATGCAATGGATGGGTTTTGAAGGAGCTCCGAGAACTGCCATCGGGAATGGATTTTATAGTGTTAAAAACCACTCATTCAATCTTCAATTGCTAAGTGATAATATAACTGTGTTCAAGCATATTGAAGCAGGCTTGTCTTACAGTTATCAAATACAACTGAGCAGATATACAACAATGGCTCTTGGGGTTAAAGCCACGTATAACCAACAGTCGGCAAATTATGGTAGTTTGACATATTTTGATGGAGGAGATCAGGCCTTATCTGGGGCAATTAATACCTGGTCAATAAATTTTGGAGGTGGTCTTTTTGTTCGAAGCAAGGATTGGTTTGCAGGAGTAGGAGCCCCATATATTTTTAATAATAAAAATGTATCTAGTGGTATGAGTATGTTTAATGATATATCATACAACCATTTCTATATTACTGGTGGCTATAAAGTTGCAGATAATTATATGTATGTTTTTTATCCAACTGCTTTAGTTAAGTGGACAAAGGGCAGTCCATTGACTGCCTCTGCTGATTTGAACTTCATTTGGAATGAGCGCATATGGGGCAGCTTAGGTTATCGCATTGATAATACTGTTGTATTTAGTGCAGGCATCATTTTCCTTAAAGATTTTAAGGCCGTTTATTCTTACGATTTAGGATTAGGTAAGGTGAATCGATACGGTGGAATGACTCATGAAATTTCAATTGGTTATGGAATGGAATTGTATAGGAGTTCGTTTACCAAGAGAAAATTCACTACTCGTAAAATGTCATTTAGAAAACGCCCTAGAAGATCAAGATATACATAATGGATTTTGTTCACAAGATTCATTGCTCAATTTATTCGGAATCTCTCGTAATAAAATCTTGAAGAAGTTGAAATTAAAAAGCCCTCCGTCAAGAGGGCTTTTTTCATGTTTTATAATCTTCAAGATCTGGAAAAAGCTGATTTTATAACATCAGGATATTTTCTGCCAAACTGGCTAAAACACCAGTTTTTAAACTTTTCCACCTCATCAGACTTTATCCATTTTAGAGCTTTGTTCAACTCTTTCTGAAAAAGTAATTTGTCAAAACTAACTTTGACTAAAATCTCTTTGCACATTTCAAGCATAGCAATAATGAGTTAATTATGATAAATATATTAAAAACGCCGATAAAGAATATAAATTCATGGATGAAATTATAAACATCTCTTGTCTCATACTGATAAGACGTTTCTTTTACCTAAATTATTGTAGTGAATTTATTAAAAAATGATAAAGAAGTCAATACCAAAAAATCAATCAATTTAATTCATGTTTAATTACCTGAAGAATTTCGTAGGTATTGGTGTCATAGACGTAAATCAAGAGATGAAATTCAGTGTTGTCCTGACCTGATGGGAGCTGGAATGAATAATCAAAGTAAGATTTTTGTCCAGTTTTGTGATCTCCTGAAATAGTTTGTCCCCACGCTAGACCATCTAAACAACCTCTGAAAACAGAGTGATGCTCGTAGTCTTCAATGATAACTGTCATGCTATCTTGAGTTGCTTCAACATGATTTTCAAGCAAATAAACGACGGTGTTATAATCACCTGTTAAGTCTTCAAGAAATTCAATTTCAGTGTGCAGATAAAATCCGTTAGTTTCAGTGTAATAATTTGACTCAGCCTGAATGTTAACTTTTAAATCATTGTTGCTAATCACCTCATTCACGCGCGCTGCCCATTCTGTTTTAAATTGGAACATTGTTGAACCTGCAAAAGTAATTCTATTGATTGTTCCTTGCGGATTACCGATAAATTGAACCGTTGTTCCACCATTGCCAAAGGTTGTTCCAATTTCTATTCCTTCATCACAATAAAGTTGTTGACAGAATTCATTTTGTGGATTAGTTACTGTGCCGCAATCTGTAGCTACTGTTTGGAAATTTCCTAAACCGGTAGGGCTTGCGTGAATTGAAGCAACAAAAACGCGGTCAGAATTTGCTGCTTCAATGATTTTTGCTTCATAGGCTGCATCTGGGCAGTTTGGACATTTATGGCCAGTAAAATCTTCCAATAAAACATTGCGATCAGTATTCGGGTTTTGTGTAAATACTGGCCAATACATGTCAACATATTCTTGCCAGTTACCCGGATACAAAGTGGTGTCTAGTAAGATAGCCGGTTTAATTGGTTGCTCAACCTTATCGCATCCGGTGAAAACTAATACAACAAAAATTGCTGTGATTAGTTTAGAAATATTTTTTATTGCTCTCATTGTATTATCCAAGATTAAAATACACTTTGTTAATTAAATCAGAAGCTGGTTGTAAATGTTACAGTAAGACCTGATGTAGCTGGCACTGCTCTGCAGACACCTCCGATACAAAAAATTCCTTCACGCTGCTTGCCATAGGTTATAGATAAACGGCTGGCACCAAAAATATAACCTGCTGAACCAATAAGATAGTGCGTCCTTTTATCAGGATTTGGATTGCCATAATTATATTGATCCATCACAGCGAAATAGAATTTTGGTGAAATACTATATTCAATTAAAAAAGTTGCCCAGTCTCCTTTGTCTTGTTTCACTCCGTTTTCTTTTTTTGTCCAAAGGCCTTGGAGTTCCATACGCACAGAATGCTTTTTATTGATTTTGTATAAAATTTCTGAAGTGAAAATATGGCAATTGATCATTCCATGTGCATCTTTTGAAACGTCATTAACATTGTCATTAAAATCAAAATGGAAATATTTTACCGTGAGTTTCCATGATTTGTTCAGTGTACGTTTTATTTCAATGTTGAAATCACGATAGTAGAGACTGTCACTTTTATCAAACGGTCTGGTTTCATAGATGACCATGCTTGAATCAGATAAATCAATATTGCTGGTGTGTCTCACCGGACGATAAGAGGTTGCAAAATTGATGTTGATTTCAGTGCCGTATTTACCACCAAGTTTTGTCTCTTTTGGAATTTTATAAAAGATATCAATCTGGTATGCAACTTCGCCTAGTGGTTGGGTAGCATAAGGATACAAGGATGCGGCAAGATTTTCAGTATGTGATCGAGTGAGTGCAGGAAGAAAATTCATATTGAGTGAAGTGAGTTTTGCATTTGGATCAACCCGATAACTCATATTGTCTATTGACTTTCCGTAGAGAATAATTCCCAGACCTTTTTGAGAGTATCCAAAATTTACATAAGCTGCATGACCATTGTTGAAGATGTAATTATTATCAGAAGAAGGGTCATTTTCTTTCATCACATATTCGGCGTTGAAGAAAAATCGTGCATATTTCATTTCAATTCTTCCACCATAAGAACCTACGTTTTGAGGCATATTATAAGTGGGGTGTGTAACTTTTTGGTATTTGCTTACAAAACTTCCACCAACTGTGAGTTTGAATTTTGAGTCAGCCAGCAAATTCATAAACGATGAGAAATCAATTGAACCGTCAAAACCGCGCACTAATCCATCTGAGTTCACTAAACCATCATCAAATGTTCTACGCATTTTACCATAAACTGCTTTGATTTCAAGACCAGGCATTGGTCTAAGTCTTAAGTTGAGACCATCCATGGCATTGTCAAGACCAAGTTGTCTTTGCTCATAAGAGCGA
Proteins encoded in this region:
- a CDS encoding HYR domain-containing protein; this translates as MCGATITYATPVGTDNCAGPLTALTAGQASGTVFPIGTTTVTYEVTDASLNTSTCSFSVTVNDTQNPAITCPADITQNNDAGVCGATITYATPVGTDNCPGPVTALTAGQASGTVFPVGVTTVTYEVTDASSNTTSCSFDVTVDDTENPVIVCPADITQSNDLNVCGATITYATPVGTDNCAGPLTALTAGQASGTVFPIGTTTVTYEVTDASTNTNTCSFDVTVNDTQNPAITCPANITQSNDLNVCGATITYATPVGTDNCAGPLTALTAGQASGTVFPIGTTTVTYEVTDASLNTSTCSFSVTVNDTQNPAITCPANITQSNDLNVCGATITYATPVGTDNCAGPLTALTAGQASGTVFPIGTTTVTYEVTDASLNTSTCSFSVTVNDTQNPAITCPADITQSNDLNVCGATITYATPVGTDNCAGPLTALTAGQASGTVFPVGVTTVTYEVTDASSNTTSCSFDVTVDDTENPVIVCPADITQSNDLNVCGATITYATPVGTDNCAGPLTALTAGQASGTVFPIGTTTVTYEVTDASTNTNTCSFDVTVNDTQNPAITCPANITQSNDLNVCGATITYATPVGTDNCAGPLTALTAGQASGTVFPIGTTTVTYEVTDASLNTSTCSFSVTVNDTQNPAITCPANITQSNDLNVCGATITYATPVGTDNCAGPLTALTAGQASGTVFPIGTTTVTYEVTDASLNTSTCSFSVTVNDTQNPAITCPADITQNNDAGVCGATITYATPVGTDNCAGPLTALTAGQASGTVFPVGVTTVTYEVTDASSNTTSCSFDVTVDDNEAPMIICPANISQGNDAGLCGALITYSSPFTSDNCSGAVTILTSGFASGTVFPVGLTTVTYVITDGAGITATCSFDVTVDDFELPVITCPPNISQVSDMGVCGAVVTFPVPVGVDNCPGVNTALAGGLPSGALFPVGTTTVTYITFDVPGNIATCSFDVTVDDIQAPTISCPSSIVQANDLSICGATVLYPMPIINDNCAGASTILTGGLSSGSIFPLGTTIVTYDVVDASSNTASCAFTVDVYDNENPLLICPPDQTVPLDLNCEYILADYVPLAIPTDNCGIVSTSQSVLPGTTLNNAISLSITTTDFSGNVSSCSFNVTPVDGILPAIICPPTQTEIVGNSCEYALQDYTPLSITSDNCGVFSISQSPVSGTVTTATTSVVTLTVYDLTGNTQTCTFNVVASDTTSPQISCPAFPINDVFNINCEFVVPDYSGVVTTSDNCGIATITQSPGVGSVLTANQTFTMTTIDLSGNDQTCTFDLIIADVIPPTIGCPGAQIHYTNDTCFAVLDDMTALAVTTANCEAVTVTQTPAPGLIFNLPQTVILVGTDASGNSSFCFFNVTLVDTIRPQISCPGNITTCDNVVTYSAPTATDNCSTPTLVQTSGLPSGSFFPDGLTVITFTATDAAGNSISCSFDIYVNEKPDPTAVVTDVSCNGAGDGFIDVTVTGGVLPYSYTWSTGQGTEDIGGLSGGTYQVIVQESKGCVDTLVLDIYEPPVLIASGVTTDITCYDYDDGIIEITASGGTPSYNYNWTPMNSGAVVNDLGPGDYAVDVVDANGCTVTLDFTINNPDSILISGDISQYPNGWQISCEGCYDGSIDLSVTGGNPSYTYDWSSGSMNEDLSSIPAGTYTVIVTDDNGCENEATFILDQPLAVVLSNAFSPNGDGANDYFQIKNIDRYPNSTLTVMNRWGDVVYKADPYTNNWYGESNTGLVLYGNELPEGSYYYILDLNDGSDLIKGYVVIKR
- a CDS encoding PorP/SprF family type IX secretion system membrane protein — its product is MIKLILFLTLILAFGSGLLSQNRLSYSQYMHNHQIFNPAYVDGGKHVGGSLLYRMQWMGFEGAPRTAIGNGFYSVKNHSFNLQLLSDNITVFKHIEAGLSYSYQIQLSRYTTMALGVKATYNQQSANYGSLTYFDGGDQALSGAINTWSINFGGGLFVRSKDWFAGVGAPYIFNNKNVSSGMSMFNDISYNHFYITGGYKVADNYMYVFYPTALVKWTKGSPLTASADLNFIWNERIWGSLGYRIDNTVVFSAGIIFLKDFKAVYSYDLGLGKVNRYGGMTHEISIGYGMELYRSSFTKRKFTTRKMSFRKRPRRSRYT